The Vanessa atalanta chromosome 4, ilVanAtal1.2, whole genome shotgun sequence genome segment aagaaactataaaaaataatgacccGCTCACGGTGTGGCAATCGCGTGAACTTCACGTGGTATAACGATGTAAATAgcgtttgtttatattaaaaatgatgaaCTAATTTGTTTGAAACATTTTCAAACTAGGCTATTCGTGTATAaactaaaagataaattatggAAGTTCCTAGGAACTGTTCCATATTCTCTTAACCGTTTTAAAGTAAACGGAAACAGCTTATTGATTAGTCGACATAGGCCAGTAGTTAACACACGTGTATCTTaatcgaagattgcgggttcaaactcggaCAAGTGCTtctaattttcatgtgcttgatttgttaTTAGTATACATCTTGTgattggcggtgaaggaaagcattcTGAATCAAAAAAATTCTGCTACATTTACCTCCAACGACCCActttggagtagcgtggtggaataagctccatcTTATCCCCAAAAAAGCAGGgagccttagctcagcagtatTTATAGgctatattactttttttactttaagtgAATGATTTATGTTCCAGGAAGTTACGgtaaatatacgaataaaataaaaaactggaAAGTGCCAAGGTTTTTGAGGAAGCATTCGGACACGCCTTTACATGAAATGAAAAAACGCGAATTCAACGAAAAGACAATACAAATGATTGAGCGTGGAGACGACTTGCAACTAAACAATGGTTACCAACAAGTACCGATAGTGATAGAATCTCAGGACAAGTTCAGACCGCTGCAGAGTAGCAGTAAGCTTAACATACCCCATAATCATGAAGTAGCATCCTTTGAAAAAGAAATTATAGACATTCGATCGTATTTAAGCCAGTCTAGAAGTAATATGTCGCCCTTTGCTAGAAGTAGCAGCTATAGATCTCAGTACGGAAGAGTTAATTTAGAGGTTAGTAagttatatgaattataatcaatagtattgtttttgtatggaatctattattattttttatttatttattcgatttaaCAAGTATGTATGTAGTTTGTCCTTGAATTTACCTTCAATTTTCAATAAGTAATTTAGAGAGTATATGAGAGGAAAATGAGTTCTGATGAGCCAGTGGTTAAGACACGTAAACCTTGACACATAAATGCGGGTTCAAATTTGAGTAACAATTGAATTTCtttatgctttatttatgttCGTAATATATCTCcagctcgacggtgaaggaaaaccttTTCGTCAAAAGTAAAGGTCTcgtcccagcagtgggatattctttaaattaagaaGCCTGACTCATATCTGACCCCGACTCTTCAGATACCAGTTAGTCGTGCTCGCAGTTCTACTCTCGCGACTCAGGGCGATATAGTTCGGCCCAAGAGTCGCAAACTGAACCTCCCCTTGCACGTGCCTCGTCCGCACGACGACGCCGTAAGCCTCTGCCCGTCCGTCAACAGCCGCAAGGACTCCGGCATTCGAAGTACTAGCAGGAGATCTAGTATTCAACAGCAGGTAAATTTTACGTACTAATTTTCTCTATTGTACTAATATAGACAGAGCCGGATTTAAAGTCCTGTCGGCCCTGGGGCCACAAAGCAGTGGAGGTCCCTAATTATTAAGGTGCgaattaatttgaacatttttatttctgtcaGTCAGGTTTGTCAATAATATGTTTACTCTTTGtatcagtaacttttaaaacagtaattagtaatattattataattcctatatacctatatgtatatctaaacgtatatttaaaattattaactcgTCGGAATCTCTAATGGTCCCACTCTTGTGGAGGCCCGAAGGCAGATGCCCCGGTTACCTTCCCGAATATAGAAGAAGGATATAGAGAGAAAAAGATGTATATGATTCGGTTAAACTCCCtactaattgtataaaaagatattttttacgtaaCGATAGCTTTAGATATGTTTGGTTTAATATAATGGGTATATTTATACAACCTAAAACAgtatatgtagatattattatataggctATCATTATTTTTCAAGCAGTTAAGGATACTTTTGTCCAGTCGTGGAACATGTACTTACAGAAAATCTCTAGTTATGATCTTTCATagcgaaatatataaaagttcttTATACGTTTACAGTAAAGTtccacaatataataattatatcttttatatatgttatagttTCCTTTTAAGTTTTCacgaatacataaattaaagtatatgtattacttactatattttattgcgtaacgaaagataataaatatgaatgtcGGGTACAATTTTTTTGGACTCAAGTGAAGTTAACACCAGAGGCTACTGTTGAATATAAAGAACTTGATTAGTAAATCATGATTTTATTTGCTATtgctttactttatttacataaggaaTGCGCAAATATAGACTCGGTTCTAATCTGATATCACGAggaactctttttttttacgataccgagaaattttaaataaatcgaatttaaactgaaaaacctctaaataaattacttaataaccATTTTAATCTTGTCATTTGTCGGAGTTCATTTTTCAGCCTCTTAAATGTATTGACAGTGAAggtgattattttataaaaaatgtgttaagGTCTCATGTTTTCTCTTTGCTCTTGAAAATCTatacatatgataaaattaGTGTCTGTTACCGCTTAATGTtgtcttgagacctatcaagagtaatatccctttacaaactgcgataggatataaactcgaatgtgagtgtggtttatcttacataggtcaaacaaagagaagcatcggtactagggtcaaggaacatataggagatgtcaaaaataggcgttcttcaaagtctgcagtctgtgaacatgctctggataaacccaaccattttattcgatttgataaaccacagatcctcactagagaacacagattcattcctagaatgatacgtgaggctattgaaattcaaaaacatccgaacttcaatagagaagatggttggagactttctaacacttgggatccacttattaaaaatttaaaatcccaaatccaacagactgcaagacctaaagatacagttagtgccttctgcgtgcaaccggaacgctactcaagataccaattaagaaatcgttggcggtagttgtaaataatatttctttttaattcgaacagacaaatgtcaccttagtctgcccgtgaccacgaacactgcaaagtgctcgaaacgtcgggatgttaaaataaaataattaatatacgcgattaaatccgttaaaaaactagttttatttcaatctgttaccgctttttactaaatgcatatgtgtgTATACACAGTACAGTGTCTGCTGTGGAACgcctggaccgattttgacggcaCTTTCACTGCAGATAGCTGATATAAAAAGGAGTAAcataggctacaacaataacttttttgttaaattcaaacgggcacgaagtcgcgggcacagctagtaaaatataattttgagctaagaaaaataaacaatcatgCATCATAAACGTTTCTGTCATAAACTTAccgttttatatttagatacgtAAACACGAATTGTGTAGTCAGTTATCgtttatttacgtaatttttgtttacttttcaGATATTCGCTCTCAATCACGCCTCACTGGCCACATCCCAAGCTGATATGATGCAGCATCGGGTATCGGGATACTACACTTCGAGTCAATCTTCTGTTAACGAGCTTCCCTCTAGAAGTAGACTACCCCCACCGCTAAACGACGAACAAGTCCAATCACTCCAGAAGCTGAGGAAACAATCGGATCTCCAGTTGATCAGATGCGTCCAAGACAACGCAAGATCGGGAATAAACTACTTTGTGCAACCTCCTTTGAATAGATTTacattgtttttcaaaataCCGGAAATGGAGCAACATTACAGAGACAAAGCGCATAGAAGCGATGACTGCGAAGATTTCCCGCCGACCTTGACTACGTCTCGCTTCAATACAGCCCTAGATATTCTCGTGTCGGCGATTATTTTCCTGGCCGTTTCCACttcgatattaattttgtataagcaGTGGCGTTTTACGATCGGATGGTttgtcttgtttatttttatagaggCTGTCGCTATGGCGTTTTGCGTGTATAGACATTATCTGAAGTGGAAGACGAAACACAATCCCCAAGATATTACGGACGCCGTTAGAAGATCAGTGAAGATATTTAGGAAACTCTCTGATTGGTATCCCTGGCATCTGTCCGGgagtttattaataagtttgcCAATACTAGCAATTCTATTGAATTTTTCTTGCCAAAACACTACGATGACAATTCTAAGGGGGGATCAATCGTTTTACGTGTATCTTCTTTACGTTAGTATAGTTCATTTCTGTAATTTTACACAAATGAGTTGGCTGGTAAAGAATACCTTGGTCACACTTTACGCCGGTCTGTTCCTGTTCTTTGCTGTTCTGGGCTGTCACGAAGCCAATACTCAATTACTAGATCGTGATATTAGATTAAATCCCCAAGTGATTGctcaaaatatttctatatttaatatgctTAATGTTACCTTTGATGATTCGTTAGTAAGGAACGGTACGCACATGTTTAATGGTTTGCTCCACGAGATGCACTTGACGGAGTTGTACTTAGACGTAGCGCTGTTGCTGATTCTGGTATGGTTCCTTAACCGGGAATTTGAAATCAGCTATAGACTGAGTTTCTATAGTAATGTGGTAGCGAATCGCGACAAACAAAGAGTACAAAACATGAGAAACCAGGCAGATTGgttgttacataatataataccgCGGCACGTCGCCGATCAGTTAAAAAACACGGCGAAATATTCAGAGAACCACAAGGACGTCGGTATTATATTTGCGAGTATTGTGAACTTTAATGAAATGTACGATGAATCGTATTTGAAAGGTAAAGAATATTTACGGGTTCTTAACGAGCTGATAGCGGATTTCGACGAGTTATTGGAGAGACCGGAATTTCAGCacgttgaaaaaattaaaacgatagGCAGTACTTTCATGGCAGCTAGTGGACTTAATCCCGATTTGAGACATTCAACACGTGGCACGTACGACCATCTTTATCAGCTAATGGACTTTGCGCTGGAAATGCAAAAAGTTGTCGATAATTTTAATCAAGATTTACTCGAATTCGATTTCATACTCCGCATCGGATACAATTTCGGTGACGTCACAGCCGGTGTGATAGGAACTACTAAATTGTACTATGACATCTGGGGTGATGCGGTAAACATCGCTTCAAGGATGGATTCCACGGGCATCGTGAAGCGGATTCAAGTGGGCGAAGCTTGTATACCGGTTTTATCCGCTAAATACGAGTTCGAACCGCGTGGAAGCGTTTATGTCAAAGGTAAAGATAATATGAATGTTTATCTCGTCGTCTCAAAGAAGGACGTGTAGATAgatcattagaaaaaaaagtagaatctgtgattttaactatatatattgtacaataCAATTTACATTGTAGAGGAAGGTGAGACGTCGTGATACTATTTATTGTGTGTTTAAATGGGCGTAATCGCTTGAAAAAATACTCGGGATAGAAATCCTTCTAATTAATTGAGCTTTATTAGGCAGCGTTCTTGtaaactatttttgaatttacgACTAATTAATGAATGTAAAATTAAGTATAGTATATTCCAACCACTTCTTAGGTTGGAATATGGTATAGTAATGATTACTGTAAGTGTGCTTCAAATTCCTTGCCTCTATTTATGAAACTGTGACCAGTGCTCTAGTCTGCGATTATAGTTAGGGATGATACAGtcgtgtgttaaaaaaaaacatttttaagaagtattttttgGAAATGAGCTTAAACTTAATACGATTGAATGATCCCTGTGTAAAGTGATTTGTATATACGAATGTGTTATCAGTTCTATGACGTTCTAGaactatttatacaaattttgtatttaaaaattaaagtaatattttttatttaacgccGTGGAAATAATACtaaagatatttaattgaattacattgacacgaatatttagtcatgtttaaattaaaaaaaaaatgcaaatgtacatacatacgtataaatAGACTTTTTCTATTAGATCTTCGTATtgatctgtaaataaaataattcagggGCCCGACATCGAATAATGTTTTTTGACGTGTATAtggcaacattaaaaaagtattcgaCTTTATTAGTACCCGAATAAGGTTTataataagagttttttttcagtctaaaaaaaatttatttaaatccaattttacatataacatcgattaatataaatattaaaatgaattacaataaaCGTAGTTGCGGGACCCCTCATTTTAGTGAGTCTGTGAGTTTATAGAACGATAGTTCTAACGAAAATAAGACTAGAAAAATCTTTCTAAGACTTGATAGcagaattaagaataaatatttatataactaaaattcatagtaaaaatatttttacttatatgacagaattcaatatatttcttattattgagTAAATTTGATCGATATAACAGATCCTTATATAAGTGAGCACACAAAACTTTAgctaaataaactataatgataaaaaagcaaactaaatacattttatataatgtagtttataattatttcctgttctacttatatgtatatcgtCTTGTTCATATAACTAGAATTACCAATTATTCATCCGTGCATTTCTGTTATTTTGAACATATAATGtacctaataatatttactagtaTTGCTGCCagttaacaaaattaatgtaattaattttattataaagaaatatgtcATGTTCATACAATTCCATAACGAATGCATGTTCAATGTTCATCTTTGAACTTATAAAAGCCTTACTATACATTCCACTTGCAGTTAAAGTGTCTACAGATTATTCTATATTGGAATCGATTCTGTTATACACAATCTCTAATTTAAACCATCTCAGGTCTTGCTATCCTTTACTTGTTATACGTAAGAAAGAGATAGCACTCTATTTGTCTTACTTAGAAATTGTGTTCAACATAATTGACAGTATTACGTAGCAATACTTTGAAAAATCTTATATCAGAATATTACAACGAAATAATtccaacattttatatttggtgGCAATGTAGAGATCGCACATtggagatatttttaattatatactatcattttcaaataagaatactatttaaatttcatatgtattttgaacatgctttttttttaaatattatatagtctcCAGTGTATGGTTTGACTTACAATGAGATGTGTTGGGTGGGTCGATCCCATTATTGTTACCGATTGTACTGATTTAACAAATGTTGGACCAAAATTGGAATACACTAAGGATATTTGCTCTCTTTACaatctatatttaattcttacaaATGTAGTTGATATTTAAGTCTGGATTTCAACTATTTAGTGCTATTTACAATATGAGCCGCTATGActgtttaattgtatatatttattttaaaattttaacctactttacatttttcaaacactaaaattataatttgtgtgaataaacaaagatattatttacttgttttatcATTTATCCCAATTTTTACTTAAGCATTATTTAGCACAAAAGTAAGGATAAAATATTGCGAACTTCGGATGCTATCCCTACATTTTGTAGTTCAagctataatacataattatatacaatatttttttataaacttacaattattacaaaaattggGTATGATACccaatttttgtaataattctgaatgtttaatatatatttataatataaaaacaaaggaGAAAATTGGGTGTCAATAAAGaagagatttattatttacgaaaagTATGTCAGCAgtcgacaaaaaaaatattgctaactttatttaatttttaaattttattattaaaatctatattttataaataaattacattacctATCATATACCGACAAATTTTGTTTGGGCGTTGTTAtaaagtaactaaaataaaagtattcgaatattttaactattaacttttttctattaatattgaTGGAGTCAGTTGAAACGAAACAGgccattattaatgtataaggatgacaaaatatatttaaagcaataaattatgattatagaaaaattattatacataattaacaataacaaattgaCCAATTTTAGAGCAACATTACGAGGGAGCAACATGGTACTTGAATGTAAACAGtatggaattattaaaatacattacatacatacatacatacattacattgcaaactttatttttatttttaaatttataacaaataattgcattaattctataaaaatccATGTTACTAAATATTCATAGTCATACGGCTTTTGATGATCACTCTTATGTGTATTGCAAATCAAGTGCGCAAATTTGTTTTTGAAACCATCATCAagctattttaacttaaaattagttATCTAGTGGAACATTATTCACacgtaaaaaaagttattctaTATGAGTCAAAACCGCCTATTCTACACAGGAggagttaataaaaataagcaactTCGAATtcgaattctttttttatgtcattgattCAGATCTTGAATTGTCTatgttatttacaatgtttctttgaaaaaattgttttaaatgccGGGGAGTAAGATCTCGAAACATTTGAACTAAAATGAAAGCGAATATAAGTAGTTATTCAAATTgtgttataattaaagatttattaatcaagTAAGTTGTACTTAATATAACAGAATTCACAGACCTATTAGCAATTcacaagtaattaatttatctttacttcttCTTCGATAGGATTAGGCATAGTACTTCTTAGTGTACCTCCTGGTTGTATGTCCCCAAAATTAACTTTGCTTTCACTTAATGTGACAGAGTATTGATAGGGTTGTCGCTCCAGGCAAAAGTATCGTTTGATAAAGCATAAATCATCCAGTAGAAAAAGTTTAGAAGAGCGAACGATGCTGGGAACAAGACGCGCGCAGCCTTGTCTATGTGCGACACGCTATTGATGTGACCGCGATTACCTGTACATTCGgtaaaaaaatagttgattAGTTATTTTTGCGCAATATAATATGacgtttattgtatatttacttaaGATTAGGTTTATAAAACAAGTCTTAAATATAGACAAGCATTTagtaagtacatattataattttttaatattctattttcgtataggcattatttattttttatctgttaataAGCGCTATACTTTCTGAAACATTTAAGAGAGGAATAATTACAAAGCCtaatattcaaatgaataaagTCTCAATATTAAGTTACAAATAGATTTTCTGCTAAGACAAACCAAGCTAGAAGGTCGTACCTATgtcataagttaaaattatgatggtatattgttaaaaatgacACGCAATTTATTTGAACACAAATATTCCTGTATTATACTAACCAGCTTCCCTCTGTCTTTGACGGCGGTACTGATCGTCACCCGCGAGGCAGTATAGCAGCTGTCTCCAGCGTGGCACTCTGACCTCAGTCTGCGTAGTTCGCTCCATTGTCAGGCGGACGGCGGTTTGCTCCGGTTTTTGTGTTAAATCTGTCTGGTCGTGATTTTCATTGGCCGTTGAAAAGCTCTAGAAATTTACGAAGTGATGAACTTtaataaagatacaaaaaacaACTTCTGTATGTCTACATTAACTGACagactatattattaattatcatctTTCATAGGTAATCTTTTaactaatttagttttttttgtgctacaattttatttaatacatttttactcaCGAAATTGTTGCCCGATCTAACAGAGCTGCGTCGACGTACTGCTAGTTGCCGAGCTGCAAATGCGTCTCCACCAACTTCTTCTATTAAATCCTCCCACTCAGAGTCATCTATCACAATTTCCCCAGATCCTACCTAGAGATAAAAATTCACAAAAcctcattataattatagtaatttaattaaatctttcatACAATTTTCAGTTTacctttgtaaaataatgtactcCAGCAAACTCAAGCAGAGTAGCGATACAATAGAAAAAACTCATAAGCAGGAACCAATCTAGGGCGGTAGCGTACCGCACTTTAGGGAGGTCTGTGCGAGAATCAAGACTTATTGTTGATAGAGTCAAAACCGTAGTTATCCCAAGGCCGACTCGATCTGACGTTGCCTTAAagcaaacaaattatattataaatatatagtactgaaatgttgttaatttaaataaataatttaatattcaattacagATTTTGTACCATTGTCAGCAGCAGATAAAAATGCGACGTActgaatatttgataaattgatataggctattattagatataatataagttattaaatattaacctcACGATGTATCCAAAAAGACACCCAAGAGAGTACCACAATCAAGATACAGGGCACGTACACTTGGATGAGGAAATATCCTGTGTGCCGCTGAAGATTGAACGACACTTGGAGCACCGAGAAGTCCCCTGaattatgtcataaatatagttttaatgtaatttaattctaaagttatTGGCCTTACGGCTATGCTTAATGCATTGggtcttataataaaatttcttcgCATTTGTCGTCCTTTCGAGAGAAAATTGTAATACCATCTCATGTATTTATTCCAAGTCTAGGctagttgaaatattttgatgtgcttaagaGTTGGTTAACATATCCTATTAGTAGCTGTATCTTGTGTCCAATGACACAAGATACAGCTATTAATAGGTCGTGGGGCAATCGTAAAATTAATCGATCATGGTTAGGTCAAAAAATTCAGGTCCTCCATTTATGTTTAAAGTATTCGTGCACTTATGAGTATTTAACTGTAATTTCTTTAAAACCTTTAAGTACTTGCTGTTAATTTTTTGTCGCCCTCTTCCCTTTGaacgatatttatttcaaaatgctgACATTACTTTCCTGCTGTCTGTTGctacaaaagtaattaaaataatgaattctttaatatacatatctatGCCTTGGCTCAAGCCTACTCTATTTAAGCCTGCTATTAAATCCGCCACTGCACTATAATATCAatagagccaagatggcccagtggctagaacacgtgcatattaaccgatgatttcgggttcaagcccaggcatgcaccactgaattttcatgtgcttaatttgtgtttataattcatctggtttcgtgtctaat includes the following:
- the LOC125063850 gene encoding adenylate cyclase type 9, producing the protein MSAQSGCVTCNDESEHFDGKHDGDYSEGEDAQIRLAPHVQAYLAHNNPTTNCCGFAIPIAFERAAAGTWWNPRFDSEILEGQYRSSSFRQIRLRFRFALLYILIFSISWFIYFVVLGLNGVTVKWPFLCSIFAGVLLITSIMLFVTFTNVYKVYTSKLSLIMALALCTLSLSLVTLTTQIDGDYSQAADISQSGHFTMCIEILLIIYTLTPLPLFACVIIGLLYSTVFETLNIVLHLSEQEWQFPGMFVRVLLQVCVHIIGVHIYLMTFVRMRGTFMKVGQSLLVRRQLEMEKQLKEKMIHSVMPPKLASWLMEEQVLESETNLKTHDPLNPRASNPGASDIKSLFRPFNMSSMDNVSILFADIVGFTRMSSNKGAEELVNILNDLFEKFDELCLIHGCEKISTLGDCYYCVSGCPEPRPDHATCCVEMGLGMIDAIQDFDRERGEGVNMRVGVHTGTVLCGIVGTRRFKFDVWSNDVTFANKMESSGKPGRVHISEETSKFLGGSYVLEEGDDVFGHKTYFIESRQISSPYDHDHCLTPSNPVNLRLIISPAISPQSILSFNHSPLPGSGKTSESSTDARENKDDAKKSCNYLSPSPFNFRNKASSLPSILDSDTEMDEKKSFPEGTDNSSKSPTSVGSYGKYTNKIKNWKVPRFLRKHSDTPLHEMKKREFNEKTIQMIERGDDLQLNNGYQQVPIVIESQDKFRPLQSSSKLNIPHNHEVASFEKEIIDIRSYLSQSRSNMSPFARSSSYRSQYGRVNLEIPVSRARSSTLATQGDIVRPKSRKLNLPLHVPRPHDDAVSLCPSVNSRKDSGIRSTSRRSSIQQQIFALNHASLATSQADMMQHRVSGYYTSSQSSVNELPSRSRLPPPLNDEQVQSLQKLRKQSDLQLIRCVQDNARSGINYFVQPPLNRFTLFFKIPEMEQHYRDKAHRSDDCEDFPPTLTTSRFNTALDILVSAIIFLAVSTSILILYKQWRFTIGWFVLFIFIEAVAMAFCVYRHYLKWKTKHNPQDITDAVRRSVKIFRKLSDWYPWHLSGSLLISLPILAILLNFSCQNTTMTILRGDQSFYVYLLYVSIVHFCNFTQMSWLVKNTLVTLYAGLFLFFAVLGCHEANTQLLDRDIRLNPQVIAQNISIFNMLNVTFDDSLVRNGTHMFNGLLHEMHLTELYLDVALLLILVWFLNREFEISYRLSFYSNVVANRDKQRVQNMRNQADWLLHNIIPRHVADQLKNTAKYSENHKDVGIIFASIVNFNEMYDESYLKGKEYLRVLNELIADFDELLERPEFQHVEKIKTIGSTFMAASGLNPDLRHSTRGTYDHLYQLMDFALEMQKVVDNFNQDLLEFDFILRIGYNFGDVTAGVIGTTKLYYDIWGDAVNIASRMDSTGIVKRIQVGEACIPVLSAKYEFEPRGSVYVKGKDNMNVYLVVSKKDV